The Paramisgurnus dabryanus chromosome 1, PD_genome_1.1, whole genome shotgun sequence genome includes a window with the following:
- the LOC135779346 gene encoding C-type mannose receptor 2-like, giving the protein MAQTLYFSVLLIALCSLSECIQRRYHHINMKKTWTEAQRYCRENYRDLATVNNMNDINQLMMSVNDKLTTFGWIGLKRSSVFKWKWSLGDPVKYTNWSNRDTNGPGHCVYMRDGSWRHQDCIVTMRFICYNESSKGFIIDDSSVSWRDAQSFCRQHHTDLTSVRNQTENQQIQKIMNDTNISEVWIGLFSDSWEWSDKSESGFRNWRFDEPNNPFTENCTEINPTLQGQWNNLACSDSRTFVCHEDNLILIQMNLSWSEAL; this is encoded by the exons ATGGCTCAAACTTTATATTTCAGCGTTCTTCTCATCG CTCTCTGTTCATTATCTGAATGCATTCAGCGCCGCTATCACCACATAAACATGAAGAAGACCTGGACTGAAGCTCAGAGATACTGCAGAGAAAACTACAGAGATCTGGCCACAGTCAACAACATGAATGACATCAATCAGCTGATGATGAGTGTGAATGACAAACTGACTACATTTGGCTGGATTGGACTGAAGAGATCAAGTGTTTTTAAATGGAAGTGGTCTCTGGGTGATCCTGTTAAATATACAAACTGGTCTAATAGAGACACAAATGGTCCAGGTCATTGTGTTTATATGAGAGATGGATCATGGCGTCATCAGGACTGTATTGTGACCATGAGATTCATCTGCTACAATG aGAGCAGTAAAGGATTCATCATTGATGATTCTTCAGTATCATGGAGAGACGCTCAGAGTTTCTGTAGACAGCATCATACTGATCTGACCAGTGTGAGGAATCAGACTGAGAATCAACAGATTCAGAAGATCATGAATGACACAAACATATCTGAAGTCTGGATTGGTCTGTTCAGTGACTCATGGGAGTGGTCAGATAAAAGTGAATCTGGATTCAGAAACTGGAGGTTTGATGAACCAAATAATCCTTTTACTGAAAACTGTACAGAGATCAATCCAACACTGCAGGGTCAATGGAATAATTTGGCCTGCAGTGACTCTCGCACCTTTGTGTGTCATGAAG ATAATCTGATATTGATCCAGATGAATCTGAGCTGGTCTGAAGCTCTGTGA